The genomic interval TGTGGATACACGGACGGAAGTCTTCATCCAGCAAGCGATGCGTCGCTTGATGGAAGGACGGACAAGTTTCGTCATTGCCCATCGTCTCTCGACAATCAAGGATGCCGATTTGATTCTCGTCATGAATCAAGGGCGTGTCATCGAGCAGGGCACACATGAAGAATTACTCGAGGCAGATGGTTTTTATGCGGATCTGTACAACAGTCAATTCTCTGAAAAGGAAGTCGTTTAAGTTAGTGCAGTGTCGTCTTTTAGACGATGCTGCTTTTTTTGTGTGCATTTTTCTTGAACTTATATACGGTAGGGGGTATATTGAATTCAACAACTTAACAGCCGAGAGGCATCTACTAGGAGGAATCTTGATGAAACAGATGACGACAGAACAATTACAGCAGGTGTTAACCGAAAGTGCCATCCAATTGATTGATGTTCGTGAAACCGATGAGTATGAAAGCGGACATATCGCTGAAGCTAAAAACGTTCCGTTATCCGAATTGACAGAACGGACAGATGAACTCGACGCGTCACGTCCGGTCCATATCATCTGCCTATCTGGTGGTCGCAGCATGAATGCAGCGATGTATCTCGAACAAGCAGGATTCGACGTGACGAATGTCAGCGGCGGTATGATGAGCTACGAAGGAACAATCGTTTAATACACTAGAGGGGGTATGCACAATGTTGTTACGATATTTCTATGATGAAAAATTAGCGCAGCCGTCATACATGGTCGGGTGTCAAATGACAGGAGAAGCGATCGTCATCGATCCTGCCCGGAATATTACACCGTATCTAGAGGTCGCAGAAAAAGAAGGGCTCCGGATCACCGCTACGGCGGAAACGCATATTCACGCGGACTTCGTCTCGGGCACACAAGAGTTTGCCAAACGTTACGACACGACGGCTTATCTGTCAGATGAAGGAGACGACAACTGGAAATATCAATTCGTCTCGGATATTCACTATGTCCTTGTTAAAGACGGTGACCGGTTCAAAGTAGGAAATGTGACGCTTGAAGTCATGCATACCCCGGGGCATACGCCAGAACATATCTCTTTCTTATTATTCGACCGGAATCAACAAGTACCGATGGGCATCTTCACAGGCGATTTCGTCTTCGTCGGAGACATCGGACGTCCCGATTTACTAGAAGAAGCAGCTGGTATTAAAGGAACGACAGCCGTTGGGGCAAAGCAAATGTTTGCGTCGTTAAAACGTTTCAAGGCGTTACCTGATTTTGTCCAAGTTTGGCC from Exiguobacterium acetylicum DSM 20416 carries:
- a CDS encoding rhodanese-like domain-containing protein, which gives rise to MKQMTTEQLQQVLTESAIQLIDVRETDEYESGHIAEAKNVPLSELTERTDELDASRPVHIICLSGGRSMNAAMYLEQAGFDVTNVSGGMMSYEGTIV